A region of Crenobacter cavernae DNA encodes the following proteins:
- the ftsZ gene encoding cell division protein FtsZ, whose translation MSMVFEVMQETASEAVIKVIGVGGGGCNAIDNMVEGHVNGVEFICANTDAQSLKRNRAPIRLQLGQNLTRGLGAGANPETGRSAALEDRERIADTLRGAHMVFLTAGMGGGTGTGAAPVVAEVAKELGILTVGVVTRPFAHEGKRMKIAQAGIDELKKHVDSLIVIPNEKLMEVLGEDVTMREAFRAADDVLRGAVAGIAEVITCPGLINVDFADVRTVMGEMGLAMMGSSHAAGIDRARVAAEQAVASPLLDNITLDGARGVLVNISTAPGCLKMSEYREIMGIVRQYADEDAQIKFGTAEVEGMSEDTIRVTLIATGLGAKKPQREERPEYIKIVKTGTDDRPVEVLDYNELSDVPAIMRNRGRRAPSSSDFSNPEVSDSYDIPAFLRKQAD comes from the coding sequence ATGAGCATGGTGTTCGAAGTGATGCAGGAGACGGCGTCCGAAGCCGTCATCAAGGTGATCGGCGTCGGCGGCGGCGGCTGCAACGCGATCGACAATATGGTCGAGGGTCATGTGAACGGCGTCGAGTTCATCTGCGCCAACACCGACGCGCAGTCGCTCAAGCGCAACCGCGCGCCGATCCGTCTGCAGCTCGGCCAGAACCTGACGCGCGGCCTCGGCGCCGGCGCGAACCCGGAAACCGGCCGCAGCGCCGCGCTCGAAGACCGCGAACGCATCGCCGACACGCTCAGGGGCGCGCACATGGTGTTCCTGACCGCCGGCATGGGCGGCGGCACCGGCACCGGCGCCGCGCCGGTGGTGGCCGAAGTCGCCAAAGAATTGGGCATCCTGACGGTTGGCGTCGTCACGCGCCCGTTCGCGCACGAAGGCAAGCGCATGAAGATCGCGCAGGCCGGCATCGACGAGCTGAAAAAGCACGTCGACTCGCTGATCGTGATCCCGAATGAGAAGCTGATGGAAGTGCTCGGCGAAGACGTGACGATGCGCGAAGCGTTCCGCGCCGCCGACGACGTGCTGCGCGGCGCCGTGGCCGGCATCGCCGAAGTGATCACGTGCCCGGGCCTGATCAACGTCGACTTCGCCGACGTGCGCACCGTGATGGGCGAGATGGGCCTGGCGATGATGGGCTCCTCGCACGCGGCCGGCATCGACCGCGCGCGCGTCGCGGCCGAACAGGCGGTGGCGAGCCCGCTGCTCGACAACATCACGCTCGACGGCGCCCGCGGCGTGCTGGTCAACATCTCGACCGCGCCGGGTTGCCTGAAGATGAGCGAATACCGCGAGATCATGGGCATCGTCCGCCAGTACGCCGACGAAGACGCGCAGATCAAGTTCGGCACCGCCGAAGTCGAGGGCATGTCGGAAGACACGATCCGCGTCACGCTGATCGCGACTGGCCTCGGCGCCAAGAAACCGCAGCGCGAAGAGCGTCCGGAGTACATCAAGATCGTCAAGACCGGCACCGACGACCGTCCGGTCGAGGTGCTGGACTACAACGAACTGTCCGACGTCCCGGCCATCATGCGCAACCGCGGCCGCCGCGCGCCGAGCTCCAGCGACTTCTCGAACCCGGAGGTCAGCGACAGCTACGATATCCCGGCTTTCCTGCGCAAACAGGCGGACTAA
- the ftsA gene encoding cell division protein FtsA: MLVGLDIGTSKIVAIVAEVLDEGRLNIIGMGQTASRGLKRGMVVNIESTVQAIQRALEEAELMADCKIHEVYTGIAGSHIKSTNSHGMVAIKDREVMQADIERVIETARAVTIPPDHQVLHILTQEYSIDGQEGVREPLGMSGVRLEAKVHIVTGAVSAAQNVAKCVRRCGLEVSDLVLQPMASALAVLSEDEKELGVCLIDVGGGTTDIAVYVNGAIRHTAVIPIAGDQITNDIAMALRTPTKEAEDIKIQHGVALTGLAEPSQMIEVPGVGERGPRQMSRVTLAEVIEPRVEELFQLVQQELRRSGFEEVLSSGLVLTGGASLMPGMMELAEEVFHMPVRIGVPKYVGGLSEVVKNPRFSTGVGLLLHGKDQIQTATGGRVDPGIGSMFGKMKAWFAGNF, translated from the coding sequence ATGCTGGTCGGGCTCGACATCGGCACGTCGAAGATCGTCGCGATCGTCGCCGAAGTGCTCGACGAGGGCAGGCTGAACATCATCGGCATGGGCCAGACCGCGTCGCGCGGCCTGAAGCGCGGCATGGTGGTCAACATCGAGTCGACGGTGCAGGCGATCCAGCGCGCGCTGGAGGAGGCCGAGCTGATGGCCGACTGCAAGATTCACGAGGTCTACACCGGCATCGCCGGCAGTCACATCAAGAGCACCAACTCGCACGGAATGGTCGCGATCAAGGACCGCGAGGTGATGCAGGCCGACATCGAGCGCGTGATCGAAACCGCGCGCGCGGTGACGATCCCGCCCGACCACCAGGTGCTGCACATCCTGACGCAGGAATACAGCATCGACGGCCAGGAAGGCGTGCGCGAACCGCTGGGGATGAGCGGCGTCAGGCTCGAGGCCAAGGTGCACATCGTGACCGGCGCGGTGTCGGCGGCGCAGAACGTCGCCAAGTGCGTGCGCCGCTGCGGTCTCGAGGTGTCCGACCTGGTGCTGCAGCCGATGGCATCGGCGCTGGCGGTGCTGTCGGAAGACGAGAAGGAACTCGGCGTGTGCCTGATCGACGTCGGCGGCGGCACGACCGACATCGCGGTCTACGTCAACGGCGCGATCCGCCACACCGCGGTGATCCCGATCGCCGGCGACCAGATCACCAACGACATCGCGATGGCGCTGCGCACGCCGACTAAAGAAGCGGAAGACATCAAGATCCAGCACGGCGTGGCCTTGACCGGCCTGGCCGAGCCTTCGCAGATGATCGAGGTGCCGGGCGTCGGCGAGCGCGGCCCGCGCCAGATGTCGCGCGTGACGCTGGCCGAAGTGATCGAGCCGCGCGTCGAGGAACTGTTTCAATTGGTCCAGCAGGAGCTGCGCCGTTCCGGCTTCGAGGAGGTGCTGTCGTCCGGCCTCGTCCTGACCGGTGGCGCCAGCCTGATGCCGGGGATGATGGAGCTGGCCGAAGAGGTGTTCCACATGCCAGTGCGCATCGGCGTGCCCAAATACGTCGGCGGTTTGTCCGAGGTAGTGAAGAATCCGCGTTTTTCGACCGGGGTCGGCCTGCTGTTGCACGGCAAGGACCAGATCCAGACTGCGACCGGCGGCAGGGTCGACCCGGGCATCGGTTCGATGTTCGGCAAAATGAAAGCCTGGTTCGCCGGCAATTTCTAA
- a CDS encoding cell division protein FtsQ/DivIB — translation MWDNHQALRSLANFLLLASLSMLLYAGGVWFVHSPWFPVKKIQIDGALKKVTPEQLKYIAEHELSGTFFTLDIDNTRAAFGKLPWVREAQVRRRWPDTLEIIVVEHEAMARWGENGLISTSGVWFDAASDAPLPVFFGPAGSEQEMSAMLGQLRQALASSGLKPVVLNLSARRAWRVELDNGVKLELGRSDVLMRTERFAGHWKDTLAGLGYRIDTVDMRYPNGFAARMPDYKAPPAHIGATR, via the coding sequence ATGTGGGATAACCACCAGGCGCTCAGGAGCCTCGCGAATTTCCTGCTTCTGGCGTCGCTGTCCATGCTGCTGTACGCCGGCGGCGTGTGGTTCGTGCATTCGCCGTGGTTCCCGGTGAAGAAGATCCAGATCGACGGCGCGCTGAAGAAGGTGACGCCGGAGCAGTTGAAGTACATCGCCGAGCACGAGCTGTCGGGCACCTTCTTCACGCTCGACATCGACAACACCCGCGCGGCGTTCGGGAAGCTGCCGTGGGTGCGCGAGGCGCAGGTCAGGCGCCGTTGGCCGGACACGCTCGAGATCATCGTCGTCGAGCACGAGGCGATGGCGCGCTGGGGCGAGAACGGCCTGATCAGCACGAGCGGCGTGTGGTTCGACGCGGCGAGCGACGCGCCACTGCCGGTGTTCTTCGGGCCGGCCGGCAGCGAGCAGGAGATGAGCGCGATGCTCGGCCAACTTCGCCAGGCGCTCGCGTCGTCGGGGCTGAAGCCCGTGGTACTGAACCTGTCGGCGCGGCGCGCGTGGCGGGTGGAGCTGGACAACGGCGTGAAACTGGAGCTGGGGCGCAGCGATGTGCTGATGCGCACCGAGCGTTTCGCCGGCCACTGGAAGGACACGCTGGCCGGGCTTGGATACCGCATCGACACGGTCGACATGCGCTACCCGAACGGATTTGCCGCGCGGATGCCCGATTACAAGGCGCCGCCGGCACACATTGGAGCTACACGGTGA
- a CDS encoding D-alanine--D-alanine ligase, with the protein MQQFGKVAVMMGGTSSEREVSLMSGGGVLAALRAKGVDAYAFDPAEKPLSALKDEGFERVFIALHGPFGEDGTLQGALETLGIPYTGCGVMASAIGMDKWRTKLVWQGAGLPVPAFRLLDDAADFDAVEEELGLPLFVKPATEGSSIGVTKVKNRGELRAAFEEANKYDSIVIAEAFVGGGEFTCAIVGDSVLPTIKIEPATEFYDYQAKYFRDDTVYRCPSGLSDAVEAEARELARVAFKVLGGRGWGRVDFLMDEAGKIYLLEVNTAPGMTSHSLVPMAARQAGVGYEELCLTILGMAHVG; encoded by the coding sequence ATGCAGCAGTTTGGCAAAGTGGCAGTAATGATGGGCGGCACCTCGTCGGAGCGCGAGGTGTCGTTGATGAGCGGCGGCGGCGTGCTGGCCGCGCTGCGTGCTAAGGGTGTCGACGCGTACGCGTTCGACCCGGCGGAAAAACCGTTGTCGGCGCTCAAGGACGAGGGCTTCGAGCGCGTGTTCATCGCGCTGCACGGCCCGTTCGGCGAGGACGGCACGCTGCAGGGCGCGCTGGAAACCTTGGGCATTCCGTACACCGGCTGCGGCGTGATGGCCTCCGCGATCGGCATGGACAAGTGGCGCACCAAGCTCGTCTGGCAGGGCGCCGGCTTGCCGGTGCCGGCGTTCCGGCTGCTCGACGACGCGGCCGACTTCGACGCCGTCGAAGAAGAGCTCGGCCTGCCGCTGTTCGTGAAGCCGGCGACCGAGGGCTCGAGCATAGGCGTGACCAAGGTGAAGAATCGCGGCGAGCTGCGTGCGGCGTTCGAAGAGGCGAACAAGTACGACTCCATCGTGATCGCCGAAGCCTTCGTCGGCGGCGGCGAGTTCACCTGCGCCATCGTCGGTGACTCGGTGCTGCCGACGATCAAGATCGAACCGGCGACCGAGTTCTACGACTACCAGGCGAAGTACTTCCGCGACGACACGGTGTACCGCTGCCCGAGCGGTCTGTCGGACGCGGTCGAAGCCGAGGCGCGAGAACTGGCGCGCGTCGCGTTCAAGGTGCTCGGCGGCCGCGGCTGGGGCCGCGTCGACTTCCTGATGGACGAGGCGGGCAAGATCTACTTGCTGGAAGTGAATACCGCGCCGGGCATGACGAGCCACAGCCTGGTGCCGATGGCGGCACGCCAGGCCGGCGTCGGCTACGAGGAGCTGTGCCTGACCATCCTCGGCATGGCCCATGTGGGATAA